One Acidobacteriota bacterium genomic region harbors:
- a CDS encoding DUF2191 domain-containing protein — translation MKTTIDIADGLLVEAKKAARENQTTLRALVEEGLRSVLKKRCKPVEFQLRDASVKGQGLHPDLDEGSWEKIRGKIYRGRGA, via the coding sequence ATGAAAACGACAATCGATATTGCTGACGGGTTACTGGTCGAGGCCAAGAAAGCAGCTCGGGAAAACCAGACGACGTTGCGAGCTCTCGTGGAGGAGGGACTACGGAGCGTTCTGAAGAAGAGGTGCAAGCCCGTGGAATTCCAGTTGCGAGACGCCAGCGTCAAGGGGCAAGGGCTGCATCCCGACCTGGACGAAGGATCATGGGAGAAGATTCGCGGCAAGATCTACCGAGGGCGCGGAGCATGA
- a CDS encoding TA system VapC family ribonuclease toxin, producing MIAVDTNILVYAHRQDSPWHKQAAEVVRRLAQSPDAWAIPWSVLHEFLAIVTHPRIYRPPTPLPAAVDQVSAWLESPSLVLLTESPAYWRHLQHTLEQGQVSGPRVHDARIAALCADHQVDQLWTFDRDFSRFPTLTPHNPLINT from the coding sequence ATGATCGCCGTCGATACAAACATTCTGGTTTACGCACATCGCCAGGACTCGCCATGGCACAAACAAGCGGCCGAAGTCGTACGCCGTTTGGCGCAGTCACCCGATGCCTGGGCCATTCCGTGGAGTGTCCTGCACGAGTTTCTTGCAATCGTTACCCACCCACGTATCTACCGACCGCCTACGCCGCTGCCCGCGGCGGTCGATCAAGTGTCGGCTTGGCTCGAATCTCCCAGCCTGGTTCTCCTGACCGAATCGCCTGCATACTGGCGCCATCTCCAGCACACCCTGGAGCAGGGCCAAGTCTCCGGCCCCCGAGTACACGACGCCCGCATCGCCGCTCTCTGCGCCGACCACCAAGTCGATCAACTTTGGACTTTCGACCGGGACTTTTCACGTTTCCCAACCCTCACCCCCCACAACCCCCTCATCAACACCTAA